Proteins from a single region of Geothrix sp. PMB-07:
- a CDS encoding TonB-dependent receptor → MMGHSRVLFSLAALSVLSHAAGAGVSAGASAEPDRKPGEATVTVSAEAQPVEVTRTPAPVRIVEADELARLGSRTLAELLEVLQPGAVMPSGGPGATASAFLNGTLSRNVVVLLDGLRLNDPTAVSADLGTLSLVGISRVELVLGPSSVLYGSDAIGGVIALTSAGRGGDGFHGQTGLKAGTDNLRSATAQVQLAGAQGWLAAGGEATKQDNGFPNDAFRQAGGFLRLGTKLGSADLMGFYRNSGQTASVPFTTVAPPPTFATTRAYQPGRETKARQENWGASLKWPLAPGLVLENTLQALSGNTSDPNGPLRQQTDRDFRRVEDQLTLHWTPSTAFRLSGRLEGREDTSHAKNYYDPSTYAAVLYRGEGRDLAGALESRWTLLEGLDWVAGVRRDAGHRDLTRLSTGERSRAGEAEAGTWRSGLNWTVTPELRLYASAGQGFRMPNTTEFALNAQAEAQDKKAYAILPERSRTFQLGATGLLAGHWEYRLEAQRTRINDLLAYVYDTSFAFPPLFTSHYSNLGSIQAQSLEGALGWRGGSEVACGWDVILRSQDTRDLDHNSDGQRYGQQNTAIVRHPFFTGALSAFAQTRTWRADLRFDRVGSRYDLNDTSYKVIAAKPYRNLSLGLSHEPVKNLTVALRGEHLLQPKQSVQDWLSGRYDQNGDAALVYGFPAPGPRWSLAATWRW, encoded by the coding sequence ATGATGGGTCATTCCCGCGTTCTCTTCTCCCTGGCAGCCCTGTCTGTCCTTTCCCATGCCGCCGGCGCCGGAGTCAGCGCCGGGGCCAGCGCCGAACCCGACCGCAAGCCCGGCGAGGCCACGGTCACCGTCAGCGCCGAGGCGCAACCGGTGGAGGTCACCCGCACCCCGGCCCCCGTGCGCATCGTCGAAGCCGACGAACTGGCCCGTCTGGGCAGCCGCACCCTGGCGGAGCTGCTGGAAGTCCTGCAGCCCGGCGCGGTCATGCCCAGCGGCGGCCCTGGCGCCACTGCTTCGGCCTTCCTCAATGGCACCCTCAGCCGCAATGTGGTGGTGCTCCTGGATGGCCTGCGCCTCAACGATCCCACCGCCGTGAGCGCCGATCTCGGTACCCTCAGCCTCGTGGGCATCAGCCGCGTGGAGCTGGTGCTGGGCCCATCCTCCGTGCTCTACGGCAGCGATGCCATCGGCGGCGTCATCGCGCTCACCAGCGCAGGTCGCGGCGGCGACGGTTTCCACGGCCAGACGGGCCTGAAGGCGGGCACGGACAACCTGCGAAGCGCCACGGCCCAGGTGCAGCTGGCGGGAGCCCAGGGCTGGCTCGCCGCGGGCGGCGAAGCCACGAAACAGGACAACGGCTTCCCCAATGACGCCTTCCGCCAGGCCGGCGGTTTCCTGCGGCTGGGCACCAAGCTGGGCAGCGCCGATCTCATGGGCTTCTACCGCAACAGCGGCCAGACAGCTTCTGTGCCTTTCACCACTGTGGCCCCGCCTCCGACCTTCGCCACCACCCGCGCCTACCAGCCGGGCCGCGAGACCAAGGCCCGCCAGGAAAACTGGGGCGCCAGCCTGAAGTGGCCGCTGGCCCCTGGCCTGGTGCTGGAGAACACCCTGCAGGCCCTCTCCGGCAACACCAGCGATCCCAACGGGCCGCTGCGTCAGCAGACGGACCGTGATTTCCGCCGGGTGGAGGATCAGCTCACCCTGCACTGGACCCCCTCCACCGCCTTCCGTCTGTCGGGCCGCCTTGAAGGCCGCGAAGACACCAGCCACGCGAAGAACTACTACGACCCCTCCACCTACGCCGCCGTGCTCTACCGGGGCGAAGGCCGGGACCTGGCGGGCGCTCTGGAAAGCCGCTGGACCCTTCTCGAGGGCCTCGACTGGGTGGCGGGCGTGCGCCGCGACGCAGGCCACCGTGACCTCACGCGCCTGAGCACGGGCGAGCGCAGCCGCGCGGGCGAAGCCGAAGCCGGCACCTGGCGCTCGGGTCTCAACTGGACCGTGACGCCGGAGCTGCGCCTCTACGCCAGCGCGGGCCAGGGGTTCCGCATGCCCAACACCACCGAGTTCGCCCTCAACGCCCAGGCCGAAGCCCAGGACAAGAAGGCCTACGCCATCCTGCCCGAGCGCAGCCGCACCTTCCAGTTAGGCGCCACGGGCCTGCTGGCGGGCCACTGGGAATACCGGCTGGAAGCCCAGCGCACCCGCATCAACGACCTGCTGGCCTACGTCTACGACACCAGCTTCGCCTTCCCGCCCCTGTTCACATCCCATTACTCGAACCTGGGTTCCATCCAGGCACAGAGCCTCGAAGGGGCCCTGGGCTGGCGCGGCGGATCGGAGGTGGCCTGCGGCTGGGATGTGATCCTGCGCAGCCAGGACACCCGCGACCTCGACCACAACAGCGACGGCCAGCGCTACGGCCAGCAGAACACCGCCATCGTGCGGCATCCCTTCTTCACCGGTGCCCTGTCTGCCTTCGCCCAGACCAGGACCTGGCGCGCCGACCTGCGCTTCGACCGCGTGGGCTCGCGCTACGACCTCAACGACACCAGCTACAAGGTGATCGCCGCCAAGCCCTACCGAAACCTCAGCCTGGGCCTGTCGCACGAGCCCGTGAAGAACCTCACGGTGGCCCTGCGGGGTGAGCACCTGCTGCAGCCCAAGCAATCGGTCCAGGATTGGCTCAGCGGACGCTACGATCAGAACGGCGACGCTGCCCTGGTCTACGGCTTCCCCGCCCCGGGCCCCCGCTGGTCCCTGGCCGCAACCTGGAGGTGGTGA
- the mtnP gene encoding S-methyl-5'-thioadenosine phosphorylase has product MRAPIGIIGGSGLYRMEGLALDQAVDVDTPFGEPSGPVHLGTLDGAHVAFLARHGEGHRFTPSEVNYRANLWALKSLGVERLISVSAVGSLQARHKPGELRLVGQFIDKTRHRKDTFFGEGLVAHVSFAEPTCAHTTKTLLDTGRALALPIESDALYVCMEGPAFSTRAESRLHQSWGADLIGMTQVTEARLAREAELCYACIALVTDYDAWREEEEGVDATSVLEVMHANVDKAQRLLRKVVPQLSGSARSCACGQALKAALFSAPEAVTPEARQRLDLLVAKYGFGVVG; this is encoded by the coding sequence ATGCGAGCACCCATCGGCATCATTGGCGGCAGTGGTCTCTACCGGATGGAGGGCCTGGCCCTCGATCAGGCGGTGGATGTGGATACGCCTTTTGGCGAACCGTCCGGGCCCGTGCACCTCGGTACCTTGGATGGCGCACACGTGGCCTTCCTGGCGCGGCATGGTGAGGGGCACCGCTTCACGCCCAGCGAAGTGAACTACCGCGCCAACCTCTGGGCCCTGAAATCCCTGGGCGTCGAGCGTCTCATCTCGGTCTCCGCCGTGGGCAGCCTGCAGGCCCGCCACAAGCCCGGAGAGCTGCGGCTGGTCGGGCAGTTCATCGACAAGACCCGGCATCGCAAAGACACCTTTTTCGGCGAGGGGCTGGTGGCCCACGTGAGCTTTGCGGAACCCACCTGCGCCCACACGACGAAGACGCTGCTGGACACGGGTCGAGCACTGGCCCTGCCCATCGAGAGCGATGCGCTGTATGTGTGCATGGAAGGCCCCGCCTTTTCCACCCGGGCCGAAAGCCGTCTGCATCAGAGCTGGGGCGCCGACCTCATCGGCATGACCCAGGTGACCGAGGCGCGCCTGGCCCGCGAGGCGGAGCTTTGCTATGCCTGCATCGCCCTGGTGACCGACTACGATGCCTGGCGCGAAGAGGAGGAAGGCGTGGACGCGACGTCAGTGCTGGAAGTGATGCACGCCAACGTCGACAAGGCCCAGCGTCTGCTTCGCAAGGTGGTGCCGCAGCTCTCGGGCTCAGCGCGCTCCTGCGCCTGCGGGCAGGCCCTGAAGGCCGCCCTCTTCTCGGCGCCCGAGGCCGTTACCCCCGAAGCCCGCCAGCGGCTGGACCTGCTGGTGGCGAAGTATGGATTCGGCGTGGTGGGCTGA
- a CDS encoding helix-turn-helix domain-containing protein, which yields MDLPPADREAICPVRAALDLIGGKWKGLVLFHLLEGPLRFNEVQRRLHGVTQRMLTLQLRELEADGLIHREVYPVVPPKVEYSLTPRGRTLEPILRALRTWGVEHLSLNQAI from the coding sequence ATGGACCTGCCACCTGCCGACCGCGAAGCGATCTGTCCGGTGCGCGCCGCCCTCGATCTCATCGGAGGCAAATGGAAGGGCCTTGTGCTCTTCCACCTGCTGGAAGGCCCGCTGCGATTCAACGAGGTGCAGCGTCGGCTCCACGGTGTCACTCAGCGGATGCTCACCTTGCAGCTGCGGGAACTCGAAGCAGATGGCCTCATCCACCGCGAGGTGTACCCGGTGGTTCCTCCCAAGGTGGAGTATTCCCTCACGCCTCGCGGACGCACGCTGGAGCCCATTCTGCGGGCACTGCGCACCTGGGGCGTCGAGCATCTTTCACTGAACCAGGCCATTTAG